A genomic stretch from Selenihalanaerobacter shriftii includes:
- a CDS encoding UvrD-helicase domain-containing protein, protein MTKEAIEIRGMKFTPDQAQAVQNLDKNLAINAGAGSGKTRVLTERYLEILLTPQDQGGLMYKEDALDKIVAITFTKKAASEMKERIRERLTDYLANNLTDSKDNKKERDWVFKLLDNLAKAKVSTIHSFCSDIIRNNLFELGIKADFNIIEGLEERELKEEAITSVLEKIINEEDSKFHKELQEITYSYGKRRLFDILNEMLDNTEGVESFLVENDSKELHDVINKGVYNDSLEAIEEYLNNQELKEEIKELGEYTPKNISRGVKVIKSILNYYQELLSSLELYQESDAPQDKDRLLNIHFKFLSCLYNFDQNKEVKIGRAMVAADWEGGNSVKKAAYRRFESLKEIIFDKVPTVKGKPLIASDEEAAKILEILLKIYKRLDKRYHSLKEREGYLDYLDLEKRVVLAFRNNYDLVERLRRKIEFIMVDEFQDTNQTQWDIVRPLVTKDKDFNKLEEGKLFIVGDPKQSIYGFRRADVRIFNEVTQQITGNNVDDEKLIKLKKNFRSNKEIIDIINYIFNNIFPKNKEEANGYDVKYQDLTFGRNNKYEEKVDEDPDSHIELLLTQYFRDDDYSSAEYEAELMANKIEWLVKESDKRIFKEDSLDSVDYGDIAILMRSRTRLKEYEEALEKFNIPYRTVQGKGFYQRQEIYDIYLVLKALIYPEDDINVFGLFRSPLFALSDDQLFELMTLDSDEDEPLLKRVFVNYPKVEDKFNKWQQLKEEMSIDRLINTILIDCGAYTTYLAGTSGEQRLANFKKLIEGASDFSQQNGNNLYLFLERLKSLMEEEDKEGDGKLEIEEGNYVRLMTIHASKGKEFPVVFLADLNNAGNARLGSFVCDEINGQEQIGIKYYDEELKRNKTSSHGMIKDNLILKDEMEGKRVFYVATTRAEEMLFLSGDIRIKRSGGITLNHSLKWLMQGLGYEVEDLVEFLESEEQEKIEEVTGEYGNIDLKLTKNDRTIIEIEEEEAFKEVKKELTTEINPDKFKLDPKIIFPSSLAKEEDFQGELSKEEVAVANEVNNSKENLIEASFLNERAATLKGTLVHEMIELLSTGDKLDRDYLFNCYPESKDYPDLRTEVEKVINEIEECPEFNEILENECRPEVEFYYKREGKPISGSIDLLFKDEDGEWAVIDWKTNRIDDMGYVNRLVEKYQKQIEIYQEVVREMTGQEEVKGYLYFTEADKGERLVEV, encoded by the coding sequence ATGACCAAGGAAGCAATTGAGATTAGGGGAATGAAGTTTACTCCTGACCAAGCCCAGGCGGTACAGAATTTAGATAAGAATTTAGCAATTAACGCTGGAGCTGGAAGTGGTAAGACTCGAGTCTTGACAGAACGTTATCTAGAGATACTATTAACTCCACAAGATCAGGGTGGATTAATGTATAAAGAAGATGCCTTAGATAAGATAGTAGCAATTACTTTTACAAAGAAAGCAGCCTCAGAGATGAAAGAACGGATTAGAGAGAGATTAACAGATTACTTAGCTAATAACTTAACTGACTCTAAAGATAATAAAAAAGAACGGGATTGGGTATTTAAATTATTAGATAATCTAGCAAAAGCTAAGGTTTCGACTATCCATTCGTTTTGTAGTGATATTATTCGGAATAATTTATTTGAATTAGGTATTAAAGCTGACTTTAACATAATAGAAGGTTTAGAAGAGAGAGAATTAAAAGAAGAGGCTATTACTTCAGTACTTGAGAAGATCATTAATGAGGAAGATTCTAAATTTCATAAAGAGCTACAGGAAATAACTTATTCATACGGCAAACGAAGATTATTTGATATCTTAAATGAAATGTTAGATAACACAGAAGGGGTAGAAAGCTTTTTAGTTGAAAATGACTCCAAGGAACTTCATGATGTAATTAATAAAGGAGTATATAATGATAGTTTAGAAGCAATAGAAGAATATTTGAATAATCAAGAACTAAAAGAAGAAATAAAAGAACTTGGAGAATATACTCCTAAGAATATATCTCGAGGAGTAAAAGTAATTAAAAGCATATTAAATTATTACCAAGAATTACTTAGCTCTTTGGAGTTATATCAAGAAAGTGATGCCCCACAAGATAAAGATAGATTATTAAATATTCATTTTAAATTCTTAAGTTGTTTATATAACTTTGATCAAAATAAGGAAGTAAAGATTGGACGAGCTATGGTAGCAGCTGACTGGGAAGGTGGTAACTCAGTCAAGAAGGCTGCTTATAGAAGGTTTGAGAGTTTAAAAGAGATTATTTTTGATAAGGTACCAACTGTTAAGGGGAAACCATTAATAGCTAGTGATGAAGAAGCAGCAAAGATATTAGAAATTTTATTAAAGATATATAAACGATTAGATAAAAGATATCATTCTTTAAAAGAGAGAGAAGGATATTTGGATTATTTAGATTTAGAGAAAAGAGTAGTTTTAGCTTTTCGAAATAATTATGATTTAGTAGAAAGATTAAGAAGAAAGATTGAATTTATTATGGTTGATGAATTTCAGGATACTAATCAGACACAGTGGGATATTGTTAGACCGTTGGTTACCAAAGATAAAGATTTCAATAAATTAGAGGAAGGTAAGCTATTTATCGTTGGTGATCCAAAACAGTCGATTTATGGTTTTAGACGAGCGGATGTAAGAATCTTTAATGAAGTTACTCAACAGATTACAGGCAATAATGTAGATGATGAGAAATTAATTAAGTTAAAGAAGAATTTTCGTTCTAATAAAGAGATTATTGATATTATCAATTATATATTTAATAATATCTTTCCTAAGAATAAAGAAGAGGCTAATGGTTATGATGTTAAGTACCAAGACTTGACCTTTGGGCGTAATAATAAATATGAAGAGAAGGTTGATGAAGATCCAGATTCACATATTGAATTATTGCTTACTCAATACTTTAGAGATGATGATTATAGTAGTGCCGAATACGAAGCAGAATTAATGGCTAATAAAATAGAGTGGTTAGTAAAAGAGTCTGATAAGAGGATATTTAAAGAAGATAGTCTTGATTCAGTCGATTATGGTGATATTGCCATCTTAATGCGAAGTAGAACTAGGCTTAAGGAGTATGAAGAAGCTTTAGAGAAATTTAATATTCCTTATCGGACTGTGCAAGGAAAAGGATTCTATCAGCGACAAGAGATTTATGATATCTATTTAGTATTAAAAGCATTAATTTATCCTGAAGATGATATAAATGTTTTTGGTCTGTTTCGTTCGCCGTTATTTGCATTAAGTGATGATCAGTTATTTGAATTGATGACTCTTGATAGTGATGAAGATGAACCTTTATTGAAGAGAGTATTTGTTAATTATCCTAAGGTTGAGGATAAATTTAATAAGTGGCAGCAGTTAAAAGAAGAGATGAGTATAGATCGATTAATAAATACGATTTTGATTGATTGTGGTGCTTATACTACTTATTTAGCTGGGACTAGTGGTGAACAACGTTTAGCTAACTTTAAAAAGTTAATCGAAGGAGCTTCAGACTTTAGCCAGCAGAATGGGAATAATCTATATCTTTTCTTAGAAAGATTAAAGAGTTTAATGGAAGAGGAGGATAAGGAAGGAGATGGTAAATTAGAGATTGAGGAAGGTAATTATGTTAGATTAATGACGATACATGCCTCGAAAGGTAAGGAGTTTCCAGTAGTCTTTTTAGCTGACTTAAATAATGCTGGTAATGCCAGATTAGGAAGTTTTGTTTGTGATGAGATTAATGGGCAAGAACAGATAGGAATCAAGTATTATGATGAAGAATTAAAACGTAATAAAACTAGTAGCCATGGGATGATTAAGGATAATTTAATTCTTAAAGATGAGATGGAAGGTAAGCGAGTCTTTTATGTAGCAACTACTAGAGCCGAGGAGATGCTCTTTTTATCAGGAGATATTAGAATCAAAAGGAGTGGGGGAATTACTTTAAACCATAGTCTTAAGTGGTTGATGCAAGGCTTAGGTTATGAAGTAGAAGATTTAGTGGAATTTTTAGAGAGTGAAGAGCAAGAAAAGATTGAAGAAGTAACTGGAGAGTATGGTAATATTGATCTTAAATTAACTAAAAATGACCGGACGATAATTGAGATTGAAGAGGAAGAAGCGTTTAAAGAAGTTAAAAAAGAGTTGACTACAGAGATAAATCCTGATAAATTTAAGTTAGATCCTAAAATTATATTCCCTTCGTCTTTGGCTAAAGAGGAGGATTTTCAAGGTGAGTTATCTAAAGAAGAAGTAGCAGTAGCGAATGAAGTCAATAATAGCAAAGAAAATTTAATTGAAGCTTCATTTTTAAATGAAAGAGCAGCTACTTTAAAAGGTACTTTAGTTCATGAAATGATTGAATTATTATCTACAGGAGATAAATTAGATAGAGATTATCTATTTAATTGTTATCCTGAATCTAAGGATTATCCAGATTTACGGACAGAAGTAGAGAAGGTTATTAATGAAATAGAAGAGTGTCCAGAATTTAATGAAATATTAGAGAATGAATGTAGACCAGAAGTTGAGTTCTACTATAAACGTGAAGGAAAACCGATTAGCGGTTCTATTGACCTGCTTTTTAAAGATGAGGATGGAGAATGGGCAGTCATAGATTGGAAGACGAATCGAATTGATGATATGGGTTATGTGAACCGGTTGGTTGAAAAGTATCAAAAACAGATTGAGATTTATCAAGAGGTTGTACGGGAGATGACTGGACAAGAGGAAGTGAAAGGATACCTTTACTTTACTGAAGCTGACAAAGGAGAAAGGTTAGTTGAGGTTTAA
- a CDS encoding single-stranded DNA-binding protein: MNKVILIGRLGQDPELRYTPNGTAVCNFSIAVERSFTNQQGKREVDWVNIVVWRKQAENCANYLEKGRQVAVEGRLQIRSYETDEGQKRKVTEVVANNVQFLDYGQGNGGGNNQGQKANNNQSQGGKEDIDVPF; this comes from the coding sequence ATGAATAAGGTTATTTTGATTGGAAGACTTGGACAAGATCCGGAGCTTAGGTATACGCCTAATGGAACAGCGGTCTGTAATTTTAGTATAGCTGTAGAACGGTCGTTTACTAATCAACAAGGAAAAAGAGAAGTCGATTGGGTTAATATTGTAGTCTGGAGAAAACAGGCGGAGAATTGTGCTAATTACTTAGAAAAAGGAAGACAAGTTGCTGTGGAAGGACGATTACAGATTAGAAGTTATGAGACTGATGAAGGCCAGAAGCGAAAAGTTACGGAAGTTGTGGCAAATAATGTACAGTTCTTAGATTATGGACAAGGTAATGGTGGAGGTAATAATCAAGGACAAAAAGCTAATAATAATCAAAGCCAAGGTGGAAAAGAGGATATTGATGTACCATTTTAA
- a CDS encoding AAA family ATPase — MKKLPIGIDDFKKIKEEGYYYVDKSLFIKEIIDESAEVILLARPRRFGKTLNLSMLHYFFEKRIKDGDNIDLFQGLKIKDAEQRYLEKQNKYPIIHLDFKDVKANNWSNCFANLKRIIAKEYKRHSYLLDAGLLLEYEEKEYREIMDLSANLNAYQFSLKNLSEHLSQYHQQKVMILIDEYDQAIKSGYMNGFYEEVVGFMRSLLSGGLKSNPNLAKGVLTGILRVAKESIFSGLNNLVVNTLLDKEYDKYFGLLELEVKDILDYYNLNYKSNEVKEWYNGYSFGENIVYNPWSIMTCIRKEGELKPYWINTSGNELIRKLVIEGDSEVKGDLELLIQGKTVKKKIDENIVFGDIDKKGSSLWSFLLLSGYLRAKNKYMEEARLYCDLDIPNKEVKYIYEEIILNWFEDKITSQNLKLMLKSLTTGDIETFTVVFKEFVINSMSSFDVGGDEPEKVYHAFVLGLLLNLRDRYKVKSNRESGYGRYDVMIIPENKSKLGIVIEFKKLNQHQNEDLETAVNAALKQIEERNYAQELLSQGVTGVLEIGMAFSGKQVKVKSKNINK; from the coding sequence ATGAAGAAGCTTCCTATCGGTATTGACGATTTCAAAAAGATAAAAGAAGAAGGGTATTACTATGTTGATAAAAGTCTATTTATTAAAGAGATAATAGATGAATCAGCAGAAGTAATCCTTTTAGCACGACCACGGCGTTTTGGTAAGACGCTTAATTTATCAATGTTACATTATTTTTTCGAAAAAAGGATCAAAGACGGAGATAATATAGATCTTTTTCAAGGTTTGAAAATTAAAGATGCTGAGCAGAGATATTTAGAAAAGCAGAATAAATACCCAATTATTCATTTGGATTTTAAAGATGTTAAAGCAAATAATTGGTCAAACTGTTTTGCTAATCTTAAGCGGATAATAGCTAAAGAATATAAAAGACATAGTTATCTATTAGATGCTGGTCTCTTATTGGAATATGAAGAGAAAGAGTATAGAGAGATAATGGATTTAAGTGCTAATCTAAATGCTTATCAATTTAGTTTAAAGAACTTATCAGAACATCTTAGTCAATATCATCAACAAAAGGTAATGATTTTAATTGATGAATATGATCAAGCAATAAAGAGCGGTTATATGAATGGGTTTTATGAGGAAGTTGTTGGTTTCATGCGTAGTCTATTAAGTGGTGGATTAAAAAGTAATCCTAATTTAGCTAAAGGGGTTTTAACTGGGATCTTACGTGTAGCTAAAGAAAGTATTTTTTCTGGACTTAACAATTTAGTAGTTAATACTCTTTTAGATAAAGAGTATGATAAATATTTTGGGCTTCTAGAATTAGAAGTTAAAGATATTTTAGATTATTATAATTTAAATTATAAATCAAATGAAGTTAAAGAATGGTATAACGGATATTCATTTGGTGAAAATATAGTCTATAATCCCTGGTCAATAATGACCTGCATTCGAAAAGAAGGAGAACTTAAGCCTTATTGGATAAATACTAGTGGTAATGAATTAATTAGAAAATTAGTAATAGAAGGAGATAGTGAGGTAAAGGGTGATTTAGAATTATTAATTCAGGGAAAGACAGTCAAAAAGAAGATTGATGAAAATATTGTCTTTGGCGATATAGATAAAAAAGGGAGTTCATTATGGAGTTTTCTTTTATTAAGTGGGTATCTTCGAGCTAAAAATAAATATATGGAGGAAGCAAGGCTTTATTGTGATTTAGATATTCCTAATAAGGAAGTAAAATACATCTATGAAGAGATAATCTTAAATTGGTTTGAAGATAAGATTACTAGTCAAAATCTTAAGCTGATGTTAAAAAGTTTAACCACAGGTGATATAGAAACTTTTACAGTTGTTTTTAAAGAATTTGTTATAAATAGTATGAGTAGTTTTGATGTAGGTGGGGATGAACCAGAAAAGGTATACCATGCTTTTGTTTTAGGACTGCTTTTGAACCTTCGTGATAGATATAAAGTAAAATCTAATCGAGAAAGCGGTTATGGTCGTTATGATGTGATGATTATTCCTGAGAATAAGAGTAAATTAGGAATAGTAATTGAGTTTAAAAAGTTAAATCAGCATCAAAACGAGGATTTAGAGACAGCGGTCAATGCTGCTCTTAAGCAGATAGAAGAACGAAATTATGCTCAAGAATTATTGAGCCAAGGAGTGACGGGTGTTTTAGAGATAGGTATGGCTTTTTCTGGGAAGCAAGTGAAGGTGAAGAGTAAAAATATTAATAAATAG
- a CDS encoding WYL domain-containing protein, which produces MSEIDYSKSLNLLHIFERLQRGEVIKTKEEMKRFNVSRKTIQRYIGSLREYLADFYFYLIAYMSDRDYDHPTVFRVDRINGYTVEDENFSIPYLERFKPGEFRKRVQFMFNGELSRIEFKYYSKNIEHILDRLPTAEVIEETDDGCIIKAEVYSEYGLKIWLLSQGKNIEVLRPKSLRQELQELIKGMLEVYK; this is translated from the coding sequence ATGAGTGAAATAGATTATTCTAAGTCATTAAATCTTTTACATATTTTTGAGCGATTACAACGTGGGGAAGTAATTAAAACAAAAGAAGAAATGAAGAGATTTAATGTGAGTCGCAAAACTATTCAAAGGTATATAGGGAGTCTTCGCGAATATTTAGCTGATTTTTATTTTTATTTAATTGCTTATATGTCTGATCGAGATTATGATCATCCAACAGTATTTAGGGTGGATAGAATTAATGGTTATACAGTAGAAGATGAAAATTTTAGCATTCCTTATTTAGAACGTTTTAAGCCTGGTGAATTTAGAAAACGAGTTCAATTTATGTTTAATGGAGAGCTATCAAGGATAGAGTTTAAGTATTATAGTAAAAATATAGAACATATTTTAGATAGACTACCGACAGCAGAAGTAATAGAAGAGACTGACGATGGTTGTATAATTAAAGCCGAGGTTTATAGTGAATATGGGCTTAAGATATGGCTATTATCTCAGGGTAAGAATATTGAAGTATTAAGACCTAAAAGTTTGCGTCAAGAGCTGCAGGAGTTGATCAAAGGTATGTTAGAGGTTTATAAATAA
- a CDS encoding metallophosphoesterase family protein — protein sequence MESVKILHTGDLHIGMRFNNYPDDIRPQLVKARFEVLENLVTLANEEEADLFVIAGDLFDKVNVAKRDQNQVLNILKKFSGSALLLLPGNHDYDDGVVDLWRFFEKELTDNLVLLNENKVFDLTDYGLDLSVYPAYCDSKHSEAGVNNLDWIKNLDSEKESKWQIGIAHGALEGYSPDLEKKYFNMNRSELEELNLDLWLLGHTHVPYPQTDKKSITGQSIFNAGTPEADGMDCRHAGNAFLLELDDKGEVKAQVIEPGTYKFAELEYKIFDEDDLLNVKEQILDKYTKTSLVRLKLKGRIDKDLFNRKEEVYKELQKNLAYFKRYDSELKINITPNVIDEEFSQNSFPHQFLKKLVIKEDDEEALQVAYELIKEVQ from the coding sequence ATGGAATCAGTAAAGATTTTACATACTGGAGATTTACATATCGGTATGCGGTTTAATAATTATCCTGATGATATACGTCCACAATTAGTTAAGGCTAGATTTGAAGTATTAGAAAATTTAGTTACATTAGCTAATGAGGAGGAAGCTGATTTATTTGTGATTGCTGGAGATTTATTTGATAAGGTTAATGTGGCTAAGAGAGATCAAAATCAAGTACTGAATATTTTGAAAAAGTTTAGTGGTTCGGCGCTTTTACTCTTGCCTGGAAACCATGATTATGATGATGGAGTGGTAGATTTATGGAGGTTTTTTGAAAAAGAATTAACCGACAACTTGGTTTTACTTAATGAAAATAAGGTTTTTGATTTAACTGATTATGGTCTGGATCTCAGTGTCTATCCTGCCTATTGTGATTCTAAACACTCAGAAGCAGGAGTTAATAATCTGGATTGGATCAAGAATTTAGATAGTGAGAAGGAAAGTAAATGGCAGATAGGAATAGCTCACGGAGCTTTGGAAGGTTATTCGCCTGATTTAGAAAAGAAGTACTTTAATATGAACCGTTCTGAATTAGAGGAGCTGAATTTAGATTTGTGGCTATTGGGACATACCCATGTACCTTATCCACAGACCGATAAGAAGTCTATTACAGGACAGAGTATATTTAACGCTGGGACACCAGAGGCTGATGGAATGGATTGCAGGCATGCAGGTAATGCATTCTTATTAGAATTAGATGATAAAGGTGAAGTTAAAGCACAAGTTATTGAACCGGGTACTTATAAATTTGCTGAATTGGAATATAAGATTTTTGATGAAGATGACCTTTTGAATGTTAAAGAACAAATTTTAGACAAATATACTAAAACTAGTTTAGTCCGCTTGAAATTAAAGGGTAGAATTGATAAAGATTTGTTTAATAGAAAAGAAGAGGTTTATAAGGAGTTGCAAAAAAATCTAGCTTATTTCAAAAGATATGATTCGGAATTAAAGATTAATATTACTCCAAATGTAATAGATGAGGAGTTTAGTCAAAACTCTTTCCCACATCAATTTTTAAAGAAGCTGGTAATAAAAGAAGACGATGAGGAAGCATTACAAGTTGCCTATGAATTGATTAAGGAGGTTCAATAA
- a CDS encoding AAA family ATPase yields MKIINFESEIFAGLKDSSLSFVDGLNVVLGPNESGKSTLVNAIQATLFKDAKVGRRKTEDINFRDNFLPHFGGDYINGKLKIEYDRDLYILNKRWGNDHYVEFEPDDGAKITKPENVKARLNDIFKFGEKTYENLIFTKQQTLKDTIEQIIDDDETTNQLGEIIRKAVMKLDGVSPDKLRDKIADKKKDLLAKWDVKNSRPQNNRGIHNKYIQGTGKVIDSFYKKEELKQKKEDAKRIEKEFEEVSSELNDLKEEKKELTEKINKLAELESDILKRGQIEPKLENITTKVKDLKKIAKEWPTKEERLKNQEEKLKELNERIDEMEESLQTIDQIKSKIEFEKDLEKVDACKKNIKELKEEIEKLPEINEEQLKQLEDLSDTILKSKTTIESATLIGSLNKSNSKVKITTGLDDEEEIEAGAEFKANAYLKIEVEDSLELEIRAGEVDFVEKKVELEEAGDKKEELLQSLGVNDLEDARIKEKELRDKKSELKNEESNLIQLLDGRDYQELQSRQDALIQEIGESKLNVNQREDIETKLKKLKDEDRLDLRNEISTLKSKIEEWEEEYNNSDEILDKMVDLKTEKQAKEKELDQLTPLPEKFEKAEDFQRHLTQLRKEKDKIEDNISNKTTDYYQKKDELPDSSYEELQISYEEAQKDYGKQLKEANAILRVEEAFKEAEEEMDQDPFGSLKESFSDYLQTLTDHNYEVGVIDKNFDIKVMSEEDKGLPLELLSAGTYAGVALAFRFALLEYLYDEEPGFVVLDDCLVDLDPARKEAAVKVINDFAKNNQVIFTTCDPETAELFGGNVIEV; encoded by the coding sequence ATGAAGATAATTAATTTTGAATCTGAGATTTTTGCTGGTTTAAAAGATTCTAGCTTATCATTTGTAGATGGTTTGAATGTGGTATTAGGACCTAATGAATCCGGAAAGAGCACTTTGGTTAATGCAATTCAAGCTACTCTATTTAAAGATGCTAAAGTAGGGAGAAGAAAGACAGAAGATATAAATTTTAGAGATAACTTCTTACCACACTTTGGTGGGGATTACATAAATGGAAAGTTAAAAATTGAATATGATAGGGATTTATATATATTAAATAAAAGATGGGGTAATGATCATTATGTAGAGTTTGAACCAGATGATGGTGCTAAAATTACTAAACCGGAAAATGTAAAAGCGAGATTAAATGATATATTTAAGTTTGGAGAGAAAACTTATGAGAATTTAATCTTTACTAAACAACAGACGTTAAAAGATACTATAGAGCAGATAATTGACGATGATGAAACTACTAATCAATTGGGAGAAATAATCAGGAAAGCGGTAATGAAATTAGATGGAGTTTCTCCTGATAAGTTAAGAGATAAAATTGCAGATAAGAAAAAAGATTTATTGGCTAAATGGGATGTTAAAAATTCCAGACCACAGAATAATCGAGGTATTCATAATAAATATATTCAAGGAACTGGCAAGGTTATTGATAGTTTTTATAAAAAAGAAGAATTAAAACAGAAGAAAGAAGATGCTAAAAGAATTGAGAAAGAGTTTGAAGAGGTAAGCTCTGAATTAAATGATTTGAAAGAAGAAAAGAAAGAGTTAACAGAAAAAATAAATAAATTGGCTGAATTAGAATCTGATATCTTGAAAAGAGGTCAGATAGAACCTAAGTTAGAAAATATAACTACTAAAGTGAAAGACCTAAAGAAAATTGCTAAAGAATGGCCTACAAAAGAAGAGCGATTAAAGAATCAAGAAGAAAAATTAAAGGAACTAAATGAGAGAATAGATGAGATGGAAGAGTCTTTACAGACTATAGATCAAATAAAAAGCAAAATAGAGTTTGAAAAAGATTTAGAGAAGGTAGATGCCTGTAAAAAGAATATTAAAGAATTAAAAGAAGAAATAGAAAAGCTTCCGGAGATAAATGAGGAGCAGCTTAAACAGCTTGAAGATTTAAGTGATACGATTTTAAAAAGCAAGACTACTATTGAATCAGCTACTCTAATAGGTAGTTTAAATAAATCCAATTCTAAAGTGAAAATTACTACTGGCTTAGATGATGAAGAAGAAATAGAAGCGGGAGCAGAGTTTAAAGCAAACGCTTATTTAAAGATAGAAGTAGAGGATAGTTTGGAGTTGGAGATAAGAGCTGGGGAAGTAGATTTTGTAGAAAAGAAAGTGGAGTTAGAGGAAGCAGGGGATAAGAAAGAAGAATTACTCCAAAGTCTAGGAGTAAATGATTTAGAGGATGCTAGAATTAAGGAAAAAGAGTTGAGAGATAAGAAAAGCGAACTTAAGAATGAAGAAAGTAATTTAATACAATTATTAGATGGAAGAGATTATCAAGAATTGCAGTCTAGGCAGGATGCACTAATACAGGAGATAGGTGAATCGAAATTAAATGTTAACCAACGAGAAGATATAGAAACTAAATTAAAGAAGCTTAAAGATGAAGATAGATTAGATCTTAGAAATGAAATATCTACTTTAAAAAGTAAGATAGAAGAGTGGGAAGAAGAATACAATAATAGTGATGAAATCCTAGATAAAATGGTAGATTTAAAGACTGAAAAGCAAGCTAAAGAGAAGGAGTTAGATCAATTAACTCCTTTACCAGAAAAATTTGAAAAAGCAGAGGATTTTCAGAGACATTTAACCCAGTTACGTAAAGAAAAAGATAAGATTGAAGATAATATTAGTAATAAAACGACTGATTATTATCAAAAAAAAGATGAGCTTCCTGATAGTTCTTATGAAGAATTACAGATTAGTTATGAAGAAGCTCAAAAAGATTATGGAAAGCAGTTGAAGGAGGCAAATGCTATCTTACGAGTGGAAGAAGCATTTAAAGAGGCGGAAGAAGAGATGGACCAAGATCCATTTGGATCACTAAAAGAATCTTTCAGTGATTATCTACAGACTTTGACGGATCATAATTATGAAGTAGGAGTCATTGATAAGAACTTTGATATAAAAGTAATGAGCGAGGAGGATAAAGGGTTACCTCTAGAATTGCTTTCAGCTGGTACTTATGCAGGAGTTGCATTAGCTTTTCGATTTGCATTATTAGAATATCTTTATGATGAGGAGCCTGGATTTGTGGTTTTAGATGACTGTCTGGTTGATCTGGATCCAGCTAGAAAGGAAGCAGCAGTGAAAGTAATTAATGATTTTGCTAAGAATAATCAGGTGATCTTTACGACTTGTGATCCGGAGACTGCTGAGTTATTTGGTGGGAATGTGATTGAAGTTTGA